From the genome of Phlebotomus papatasi isolate M1 chromosome 2, Ppap_2.1, whole genome shotgun sequence:
tttaactacaagacactttttatgaaccgaaaatcaacaataaaaattaaattgagaaacataatcaatgataagtcttacatctaaccttggaaagtctaacagagtctgattcggtgcattttgtgcttctatgaatgataggaacgaaaatagcccaaaaaattaagtaatttttctgacaataccaatgaataatatttttcgctttaatgaaaaatattacgtattcgtattgtagtttttattgccaaaagggttttgctaaaaaaaaattggaagtagggtagcggcattacttatggccacataTTTGCTCAcagcttcttttctttttgactatgtaagataaaattttaactgtAATTTATCCCTTAAACCTCAgaaaaagtatgattttttcaaaaatgtaaaattcataacttgtggccacttttacgaacttatggccgCTCGTGGAATAACTTGTGGCCACAATGCAAAATGATGCAAAATAAacttagaaataaaatattttaaatgcaaaagaagacaaaaagatttcaggaaatttcataaatttttatttttttttcttaagtttttgtagtttttattcatgACTGTAGCATTGCACTAATTTCTTCTCATCCTTCTATTCACTGAGACCCGCAATCCGTTTTtcataatgaaaaatgcatGTTTGACTGCATGAAAAATCCACCTCAAAATTCCCTCTGTCTCCTTTTGTAAGGACATTGCGAAAGCCTTCGTGGTCTGATATTTCTTCCGGATCCTTCCCGGAGATTTTATTAAGGAGAGTTGTGAGAGGAATGTGATACACCTGAAATACTTGTCGCGGCCATTACATTATCAATGCCTCTTAATGCCTGTGAGATGAATATTGAGgctctttttagttttttatatttttttactggtatCATTGTCCTAAAagagtgaaaaagaaaagttaggTTATCTGTAACAAAATACAAATTCATGAGATAAATCTGCAACTCTCGAGGAATCTTGAAATCAGATTTTACACcacatttatttataaacaattttatattacaatttcattacttaccttaaatttcattaaatgtttgccagaaaacaccgaactattgaataaaaacaatacAATTGACAACTCTACAAATCAAAATAGTGGCACATATGGTGTGAGGGCGCCACAAGCCAAATACCGTGGCCACATGTCCGTAATCCTATCAATTtggtcataacttatggcctcattttaattttatatttgttgtttaaaaatttatcaaaatttaatagtaaaagaACATATAGTTATTAAGGaaagaagttttaaaaaatagtactaaatatttgCGATTGAAGATACAATATTtagttgttaaaatttttaagaacgttagtaaatttcttaacgatttgacgtatttttaaacgtaatccgcatcagtaaaatattttccttaaattgtttcttattgtaccgaaatattaaagtaaatcaatttaaaattttcatttaatgatagcacatcaaatatttgtaattttgtggttctttaaaatcattttgtgagaaaaaattgaagatttttgcGAAGAGGCCACAAATgtagactggccataagtaatgccaccaccatataaaaaataaataaaatcaattatgaatttgagaatttaaaaattcgccatttttgagcttaaatatttactacatagcaaatagctagagacttgcaaaaaaatattctagattccttcaaccttctactttataattatgtacagacataagaaaaaaataactttgggtagtcaggaaaaattattttctttatgggacaccggtgtcctaatcgtccttaaagggttaaaacaagGAATCAATATTTTTAAGGATTCGGATCATGCAGATTGGTCAGCCATAGAGGGTTAAATTTACAGGGGggcttaaaataaatatttttcactcacTTGGAAACATTCTCGACTGGGGCGTCGCTCTTGGGCGGTGGAATGAGTCGCTTGAGGTGGTCAAAGTGCATGACAAAGTCCACTCGATACCCATACGGGGTAATATGATTCACGCGAATAACGTCCCTCGAAGTGCTGAGTGAGTGAAGTATTTCATGCACATCCGCGTGAAATTTGCTCTGGGCCAGATTGAAGGCAGCCACGCGAGACTCAATAAAGTTCTGCTGGAACCAGGGCACATTGCGTTCTGGATAGTCCAGGCAGACGGCTCTGTTGAGCTGCATCACTTGATGGAATACTCGCTGAGGGTAGGTAGCTTTGGAGTAACACAGCCGGATTTCATGCTCCAGGCGCTGAATGAAGTCTGTGCAGAAGACACGATCCACCAGATCTGTCGGTAGGGCTCTGTAGAAGCATAGAGCGAGGCAGGATTGGACAATTGAGAGGCCACTCATGAAATTAAAGTCTCTCTGGATGATATTTGCGGCTTTTCTGAGGATGACTTCGTTGTCTATGGGGTAGCCGATGTTGTAGCAACAATAGAGGATTTTCTCTGCTGTATCTCCGATTATGTATTTCTCATTTTGCGCCAGGTAGTCTATCATTTTTCTGCAGGTTTTTGGGAGATGGAAATGGGAGGCGTTCAAATTGAAGGTTATGTCACGAATAAGGCGGGAATTGAGCTCAGAGGTATCTTCTTCGTACCGCCAGATGAGTCTGTCGAAGAGATCTGTTGTTCTTGGGGCTTTGCGGGCATTGTAGGCACGGATGAGAGAACTGAGATCGGATAGATGAATGTTTTTCTGCGCCAAGACTTTTTCAGCACAGGCATTGAAAACGGTCTCAATTCGGGCTAATTGACTGCCCAGTTCGTCAGAAATGTGACTCCTGTACCTCAGTTCCAGAGCTATCTGGATGCCACGACTGAGATTTAGACAGTCATTGGCAGAGAATTGTTCCTGCATTTGTTCTATGCGCTCCACAAGGAATTCCGGAAGTTTTTCCCGGGATTTCTCAGTATGGCCGTAGGCAATGACAAAGGGAGCGATTTTGGAGAATTTTGATGGGATGAACCGACTTACTCCATTTTCCAGTTCCTGCATGATCAAACTCACCAGGTATTTCTCAAAATTGTAGAATCTGTACGTTCCTCCGAGGTTATTGTTGAAATGCATGTATCTGTGACAGTGTCGGGCTAATCGGTAGTTTTCCTGCTCAGTCTCATCCAGAGAGATTTTCCGCAGGACATGCGACCAGTAGGCGTTGAACAGGCGAACATTTGACGTTTTCAGGAAGCGCAGGACTTTAAATAGCCCAGAAAATGATGTTGCAGTCAGGAAATCtcctttttcaatgattttttctgcTTCCTGTGTCACTCTATTGCGAGTCTCTGGGACAGAATCCAGGACAAAGCATTCTAAGAGATCAGCCGATGGTGTTTTCTCCATCAGTTTCCGGGATTGGGCCACGAGATCGGGTATAAAATGAGCAGGTTCTAGTTGACTATGGAATACTCTGCAGAGTCCAACAAGTTCTCGAGTATCCATCTCAGGGATGCCCTCTTGGAGCAGAAGGACCAGCTTCCGTATCAAGAGGGTATTGTCATGTGACCAGTGAATGAAATTCAGGAAGTTCACCACGCGCAGGATACTCCTACTCGCTGAGGGGCAGAGGATACCCTTCTCATACAATTCATCCACTTTTTCCCGGTACAAATCCAGATGGCAGGGCGGTATGATATGAAAAAGGTTCCCCATGCAAATGGTCAGGAGACGAATATCCTCGCTGCTGGAGCAGTTCTTTAGCAAGTGAATCAAGGATGGGATAATTGTGGAGTAAATAGAAAATATACTGAAATTCCTCCGGGTATTGAAGTACACAGTGAACCGTGACAGGGCTGTTAGGGGGAAATCATTTGACTTTTGAGAAACTAAGGACAAGAACTGATCATGCAGCTTCTCAGTCAGTGATGACTGACTTTCACTGCCTAATTTAGAGAGGTACAGAAGACAACAAGAAGCTTCCTCACATGACAGACTCTCAACTTTTTCCTCCAGCTTTTCCAGGAGATACTGCAATTCCGGTAAGTCCTGGGAATACTTAAGAATCTTACCATCATTGTCAGCTTTCCTAGTTATTATGAGATCCTTCTGAATGTCCCAGAGAGTCAAAATAGACTGAACTAGGTGCTCTAACTTTACATCCTGATCCTTTTCTCTGAGATTTCTCAGTTCAGCGTAAACTTCCTCAATTGAAGAACATTCTTTAAGCTTCCTCATTGACTCGTCCCATTGAGTGGTGTTCACATAGAGAATGTCCCTGGTCTTAATCTCTAATTCACTGGGAGTAATTTCAGAGAGATCCTCTTCTTCACTGTCCTCCTCATCGGAAAAGTCTGAAGAGAATGTCCTAATGGATAGGTTGGAAGTTACCAGAGGCAGCCGGAATTCCTGTTTTAAGCACTTTGCACAAAAGACACGACTAGAATTTACAGTCATCCGAGGGATTTGTCTTGCCTGGATTGTCAGGCATCTTCTGAGCACTTTGTACATCCTTCTACACCGGGAAAACTTGGTAAAATCCCCCGGAAAGACTTCAAAACACGAGATTTGCAAGGAAGTATTACAACCGGCCACGTGGCGGCGCTAGTATCCACCATGTGGATTCCGTGGAATTCCGCCAAAATATTGTCCAGCAAAAGAAGGGTTATGTTTATGTCATAAAGAGTAATAACTTCTGCAAAGCGTCGAGAGCGTCTTGCATTTCTGAAATGATTTCCATTCAATTTTGTAAACTTTGAGCCGTAAAAACCTCTCCTCAAGTCTAGAAAGGGATCAATAATAGCAGGTAGGTTAGCATCCCAGTTGTTACTTCGACCTATCCTGATTCTTGGAAACGGGCTCTAGTAGGGGAGTAAGTACCTTTGaccactttaaccctttaacgacgagacactttttacgtagggg
Proteins encoded in this window:
- the LOC129800392 gene encoding FAST kinase domain-containing protein 1, mitochondrial, with translation MYKVLRRCLTIQARQIPRMTVNSSRVFCAKCLKQEFRLPLVTSNLSIRTFSSDFSDEEDSEEEDLSEITPSELEIKTRDILYVNTTQWDESMRKLKECSSIEEVYAELRNLREKDQDVKLEHLVQSILTLWDIQKDLIITRKADNDGKILKYSQDLPELQYLLEKLEEKVESLSCEEASCCLLYLSKLGSESQSSLTEKLHDQFLSLVSQKSNDFPLTALSRFTVYFNTRRNFSIFSIYSTIIPSLIHLLKNCSSSEDIRLLTICMGNLFHIIPPCHLDLYREKVDELYEKGILCPSASRSILRVVNFLNFIHWSHDNTLLIRKLVLLLQEGIPEMDTRELVGLCRVFHSQLEPAHFIPDLVAQSRKLMEKTPSADLLECFVLDSVPETRNRVTQEAEKIIEKGDFLTATSFSGLFKVLRFLKTSNVRLFNAYWSHVLRKISLDETEQENYRLARHCHRYMHFNNNLGGTYRFYNFEKYLVSLIMQELENGVSRFIPSKFSKIAPFVIAYGHTEKSREKLPEFLVERIEQMQEQFSANDCLNLSRGIQIALELRYRSHISDELGSQLARIETVFNACAEKVLAQKNIHLSDLSSLIRAYNARKAPRTTDLFDRLIWRYEEDTSELNSRLIRDITFNLNASHFHLPKTCRKMIDYLAQNEKYIIGDTAEKILYCCYNIGYPIDNEVILRKAANIIQRDFNFMSGLSIVQSCLALCFYRALPTDLVDRVFCTDFIQRLEHEIRLCYSKATYPQRVFHQVMQLNRAVCLDYPERNVPWFQQNFIESRVAAFNLAQSKFHADVHEILHSLSTSRDVIRVNHITPYGYRVDFVMHFDHLKRLIPPPKSDAPVENVSKVALLLHRREAFCENSTHLRGNEQLKQRHLEILGYRVLHLAQNDWNSMYLSVPGAKSRFLRNMLSIT